ACGCCTGACCGAATACTTCCTGCAAGACCGCGATTGGTTGGCCAAGGCCTGAACGAGGAATTCTGATGGACCGTTATGTCGTATTCGGTAACCCGATCGGCCACAGCAAGTCGCCGCTGATCCACCGTCTGTTCGCCGAGCAGACCGGGCAGAAATTGGACTACAGCACCTTGCTGGCACCTCTCGACGATTTTTCCGGCTGTGCGTTGGAGTTTTTCCGCGAAGGCCGTGGGGCGAATGTGACAGTGCCGTTCAAGGAAGACGCCTATCGCCTGGCGAACAGCTTGACCCAGCGGGCGCAACGGGCCGGCGCGGTGAATACCCTGAGCAAACTGGCTGATGGCAGTCTGCTGGGCGACAACACCGATGGTGCCGGGCTGGTGCGGGACCTGACGGTCAACGCCGGATTCAGCCTCGCGGGCAAACGCATCCTGCTGCTGGGGGCCGGTGGTGCGGTGCGCGGCGCGCTGGAGCCGCTGCTGGCGGAGCAACCGGCGTCGGTGATCATTGCCAACCGCACCGTGGAAAAAGCCGAATTGCTGGCGCAATTGTTTGCCGATCTGGGGCCGGTGTCGGCCAGCGGTTTCGACTGGCTGCGCGAGCCGGTGGACCTGATCATCAACGCCACATCCGCCAGTTTGTCCGGCGATGTACCGCCGATTGCCGGCAGTTTGATCGAACCGGGCAAGACGGTTTGCTACGACATGATGTACGGCAAGGACCCAACCTCGTTCTGCCGTTGGGCCAGTGAACATGGGGCTGGCGTGTCGATGGATGGCTTGGGCATGTTGGCCGAGCAGGCGGCGGAAGCATTCTATCTGTGGCGCGGTGTGCGCCCGGATACGGCGCCGGTGCTGGCCGAACTTCGCCGGCAACTGGCGCTGTAGTTCTGTGGCGAGGGAGCAAGCTCCCTCGCCACAGGTTATCTGTTTGTCAAAACAGTGGCGTTTAGTCCTCAAACCGGATCGGGCATTTCTCCGCGCCTTCCAGCTTCCTCAATTCCTCCACCACTTGCGGCCGTGCCTGCCGCAGGGTCAGGCTGCGATCCTGACGCAGCAGCCGTCGTGCTTCCTGGTGCAGCATTTCCACGCCCGAGTAGTCGATGAAGTTGATCTGCTGTGCCTCGATCACCACTCGCGGGCCTTGCATCCGTTGCAGGCGCACTTGCAGGTAATGGCTGGCGCCGAAAAAGATCGAGCCGCCGACCCTCAGGATGTCTTCGTCACCATTGCGCCAGTGCTGCACCCGTGGCTGTGAGGTGCGTTTGAGGTAGAAGAACAGTGACGCCAGCACCCCGGCGTAGATCGCCGTCTGCAACTCCAGCAACAGGGTGGCGACACAGGTCAGCGCCATGACCAGGAATTCGGCATGGCTGACCCGCAACAAGGCACGAATGCCGCGATGATCCACCAATCCCCGAGCGATCAAAAGGATGCTGCCAGCCATGGCCGGGATCGGGATGTGCGCAATCAATGCCGCACCGAAGATCGCGAACAGTGCCACCCACAGCGCCGAAAAAAACCCGGCCAGCGGTGAACAAGCGCCGGCATCGTAGCTCAGGCCCGAGCGAGTGAAGGAACCGGCGGACAGCGAACCGGAAAAAAACGCCCCGACCATGTTCGAGAAACCCTGGGCGCGAACTTCCTGATTGGCATCGAGCAACTGCTGCGAGCGGGCCGACAGGGAGCGGGCAATCGACAGGCTCGTCACCAGCCCGAGCATGCCGACCGCCACCGCACTGGGCAGCAGGCGCAATATCAGGTCCAGATCCAGCGGCAGCGAGCTGAAGGGCGGCAGCCGCCCGACAAACGCGCTGACCAGCTTCACATGACCGAACATCGCTGGCCACAGCCACACCAGCAATCCGCTCAGGGCCAGAGCGATCAACAGCGTCGGCCAGCGCGGCACCAGCAGTTTCAGCACGATGCCAACCGCGACCGTGGCCAGGCCCAGCAGCAGCGAGGGTTTGTCTACTTCGCCGAGATGATTGAGCAGCATCATCAAGCTGTTGAGCGCCGTGGCCTGGTTGGGCACATCCAGCCCCAGCAGGTTCGGCAGCTGCCCGATGGCAATCACCACCGCCGCGCCGAGGGTGAAGCCCAGCACCACCGAGTGAGAGACGAAATTCACCAGGGCACCGAACCGCAGCAAACCCAGTAACCACTGGAAAATGCCCGCAAGGAAAGTCAGAAGCAGGATCAGCGTGACGTAGTCCTGCGATGCAGGGACGGCCAGAGGACTGACGCTGGCATACAGGACGATGGAAATGGCCGCCGTAGGGCCGCAGATCAAATGCCACGACGAACCCCAGAGGCAGGCAATCAGCACCGGGATGATGGCGGCGTACAGGCCATATTCCGGTGGGAGGCCAGCGATCAGGGCGTAGGCAATCGATTGTGGCAACGCGAGAATCGCACCGCTCAGGCCGACGATCAGGTCACGACCAACGCTGGCGCGGGTTTGCCGGGGCAACCAGGTCAGGAAGGGAAAGAGTGAATGGCGGCTGGGGAAGGCCATGGGTCCTCTCGGTACGGGGTAAATCGTCAGGGTAAAGCATTGGCTCGTAGTGGGCAGATCATTGTGGCGAGGGAGCTTGCTCCCGCTCGGCTGCGCAGCAGTCGCAAATCCGGACAACTCGGTGAGGCTGATAAACCGAGTTTGCCGAAATGGGAGTGCTACGCCCTCCAGCGGGAGCAAGCTCCCTCGCCACAGGGGAACCTTACAACTTGGCTTTGACCGCCGGCAGAGCATCCTTGCCGTCCACGGTCTTCACGCCCTCCAGCCATTTATCCAGCACCACCGGGTTGGCCTTGATCCACGCCTTGGCCGCGTCGGCGTTGCTGACCTTCTTGTTCACCACTTCGGCCATGATGCTGTTCTCCATTTCCTGAGTAAAACTCAGGTTGGTGAGCAGTTTGCCGACGTTCGGGCAGGCCTGTGCATAACCTTTGCGGGTCAGTGTATAAACACTGCCGGTGTCACCGAAGTACTTCTCGCCACCCTTCAGATAATGCATTTTCAACTGCACGTTCATCGGGTGTGGCGTCCAGCCGAGGAAGGTCACGAACTTCTGTTTCTTCACCGCGCGGGATACTTCGGCCAGCATCGCCTGCTCGCTGGACTCGATCAGTTTCCACTGGCCCATCTCGAAGTCATTCTTCTTGATGATCTCTTGCAGCGAAATGTTCGCCGGGGCGCCGGAACCGATGCCATAGATCTTCTTGTCGACTTCTTTGGGGTGTAGCTCGGCGTACTTGTTCAGGTCGTTAAAGTTATGCACACCCGCGTCCCAGACGTAATCCGGGACCGCCAGGGTGAACTCGGTGCCGTCGAGGTTCTTCGCCAGCTGCGTGACATCGCCGTTGGCCACGAACTTGTCGTAAAAGCCTTGCTGCGCCGGCATCCAGTTGCCGAGGAAGACGTCCACCTGGCCATCCTTCAGACCGCCAAAGGTGATCGGCACCGCCAGCGTGTCGACCTTGGCCTTGTAGCCCATGCCGTCCAGCAGAAACCCGGTGATGGCGTTGGTGGCGGCGATGTCGCTCCAGCCAGGGTCGGCCATCTTCACCGTTTCGCAGCTTTGCTCGGCGTAGGCCGAGGTGCTGCCCAGAGCCAGAAGCCCGACTGTCAGTACTGTGGATAACTTTTGCATGGACGTCCCCTTAACATTATTGGTTTTGGCAGGGTTGTGGATAACGGGCTTTACGCTCCAGATCGTCGAGGTCGATGTGGTTGCGCATGTACTGCTGACTGGCATCTACCAGCGGCTGGTGGTCCCAACTCTTCAGCTTGCCGATGGTCAGGGCGTCGGCGACGAAACGCCGGCGTCGCTGACTGGCGAGCACCTGTTGGTGGATCGCCGGGATATTCCATTTGGCCCGTGCTTCGGCGAGAAAATCCTCGAACAGCTGACGATGTTGCGGCGAATGGCTGAGTTCTTCCTGTTCACGCGGGTCGTTATGCACATCGAAGAGCAGGCAAGGGTCGTCTTCGCTGTAGATGAATTTGTAGGCGCCGCGACGAATCATCATCAACGGGCTGATGGTGCCTTCGGCCATGTATTCACCGAACACCTCGTCGTGACCGCCCTGCCCTTGCAGGTGTGAAACCAGCGAGCGGCCGTCCAGCGGCAGGCCTGGCTCCAATGAGCCGCCGGCCAGTTCCACAAAGGTCGGCAGCAGGTCGGCGGTGGATACCGCTGCGCTGACCCGTCCGGCGCCGAATTGCCCCGGCGCACTGATCAGCAGCGGTACGCGGGCGGCCATTTCGTACCAGTGCATCTTGTACCAGAGGCCGCGCTCGCCGAGCATGTCGCCGTGGTCACCGGAGAACACGATGATGGTGTCATCGATCAGCCCGGTTTCCTCGAGTGTTTGCAGGAGTTTACCGACGTTGCTGTCGATATAGCTGCACGCACCAAAGTAGGCACGGCGCGCGTCGCGAATCTTATCCACAGGCAGCGGCTTGTCCCACAGGTCATAGACTTTGAGCAGGCGCTGGGAGTGAGGATCGAGTTCATCCTGTGCGGGTGTTTCCGGCAAAGGGATGTCGGCGTCGTCGTACAGATCCCAGAACGCCTTGGGAATCGTGTACGGGTCGTGTGGGTGCGTCATCGACACGGTCAGGCAGAACGGCTGATCGCCATCCTCGCGGATGTGATCGAACAGGTATTGCTGGGCCTTGAACACCACCTCTTCGTCGAAATCCAGCTGATTGGTGCGCACGCAGGGCCCGGCTTGCAGCACCGACGACATGTTGTGGTACCAGGTCGGCCGCACGTCCGGCTCGTCCCAGTTCACCGCCCAACCGTAGTCGGCCGGGTAGATGTCACTGGTCAGGCGTTCTTCATAGCCGTGCAACTGGTCCGGACCGCAGAAGTGCATTTTGCCCGACAGCGCGGTGCGGTAACCGAGGCGCCGCAGGTAGTGGGCATAGGTCGGAACGTCGGCGGGGAAATCGGCCGCGTTGTCGTAAGCGCCGATCTTGCTCGGCAACTGACCGCTGACCAGGGTGAAACGTGACGGTGCGCAGAGCGGGCTGTTGCAGTACGCGGCGTCGAACACCACGCCTTCGGCGGCGAGGCGGCTCAGATTCGGCAGTTTGATGGGCGAAGGGCCGTAGAACGGCAACATTGGCGCGGCCATTTGATCGGCCATGATGAAAAGAATATTTTTGCGCTTCATGTGATCGCGGCATTCCATAGTGGATATTTATGCGAGAGTGCTGTGATCGAGCATGCAACCCATGGAATTTGTGGTAAAGCCCACGCCAGGCAATGACTAGGATAAGCACAGCTTATGTATGACGCCCTCGGTGATTTGTCTCTGGACCTGTTGCGCGCCTTTGAAGCCGCGGCCCGCCAGCGCAGTTTCACTGCCGCTGCAGTGGAGCTCGGCACCACGCAACCGGCCATCAGTCAGCAGATCAAACGATTGGAGGAGCAGCTCGCTACACGATTGTTTGACCGCATTTATCGCGGTATCGAACTGACCGAGGCTGGCGCGATTCTGTTTGAGCAAGTTCGGCTCGGTTTACAGAATATCGACGCCGGATTGAGCGCGATCAGTGCACAGCAGCAACACGAAGTGTTGCAGGTGGCCACCGACTTCGCCTTCGCCGCGTACTGGCTGATGCCACGGCTGCACCGCTTCCATACCGCCCATCCTCAAGTGGACGTCAGCCTGGTTACCAGTGAGCGCAGCCACAACATGCTGCGCACTGATATCGATGTGGCGGTGCTGTTCGGCGATGGCCGGTTCAAGCAAGGCGAGAGCCATTGGTTGTTCAGTGAAGAAGTGTTTCCGGTGTGCAGCCCGCTGCTCTTGAAGGATCGTCCCCTGCCCTTGCCGGCTCAGTCATTGCTGGAGTTTCCGCTGTTGCACCTGCGTGGCGAACACAGCAGCAACTGGTTCGACTGGAGCGGCGTGTTTCGCGAACTGGGGATCACGTCGGCGCCAGCGCCGGGGCAACTGCGCTTCGACAATTACACCTTGCTGATTCAAGCGGCGATTGGCGGCCAGGGCGTTGCGATCGGTTGGCGGCACCTTGTGGATAACTTGCTGGCGCAAGGTTTGTTGTGTCGACCGATTGCCGAGACAGTGATTTCCAGGCTGGGTTATTACGTGGTCCTGCCCCAGCGCAAACGGCGCGGGGCGTTGATTCAAACATTTGTGGATTGGTTGATGGCGGAACAGGCCAGCAGTGCGCAATCGCTTAATGGTCTTCCTTTGCCATCGATTGCGGTATGAGGGCTTTACGGTTCCGAAGTCGCGACAAAATTCACATGCTGACCGACATGCAAATTCAGCCATAACTCATCGGCAATCCCGACGGCAACTCGGTTCAGCCGTTCCAGCGGTTCGGCCAGGCCGGGTTCCAGGCTCGTGCTGACGTGACTGAAATGCTCGATGGACAGTCCTGGTACGCCGCGTGGGGCATTCACCAGGGTCCAGTGCAATGGGCTGCTTTGCAGTGCCTCGCGGATTTCTTCTGCGGCGTGGCGTTGCAGCTCGTCTTCTATCTCCGGATCGTCCAGCACCTCGAAATCACCCACCACAAACAACCGCGCGATACCCGCGGCCTGCATGCCGTCAATCAGTGCATCCACTGCCAGCACCTGCTCGACCGGGCCAGGCACGATGGATTTTTCGATGTGTTCGCTGTTCATCGGCAACCCCGGCGCATCCAGCAGGCAGATCACCGCCGAACAGCCGGCCACGCTTTGCTTGACCCGTTTGGCATCGAACAGATTGCCGGCCTTGGTGCGCAATCCGGGGCGTGGCGCGAGTGCCGTCAGGTCATCGAGAATCGCGATCACTTCATGTTGGCGCCGCAGCATTTCCGCCATCAGCGCACTGCCCAGGCTACTCATGGCACCATAAAGCACTACCTTCACTACCGGGGTTTCGGCGTTTTTCATGGCTGTGCTCCGAACGTCCTGCCTATATAACGTAAGACCTGTGGGGAACGGTGTGGGTTCGACCAGGTTCAAAGGGGTTTCAGATGCAACAGATCAAGGGCTACCACGCCCATGTCTATTTCGACGCCAATACTCTCCCGCAGGCCCGGGCCTTGTGTGAGCAGGCCGCACAATTGTTTCCACTGAAGATGGGCCGCGTGCATGAACGCCTGGTCGGCCCGCACCCGGACTGGAGCTGCCAATTGGCCTTCGAGCCGCAATACCTAGGCGAGGTATTGCCGTGGCTGGCGCTCAATCGCAAGGGGTTGGTGGTGTTCCTGCACCCGGAGACCGGCAACGATCTGCTCGACCACACCGAACACGCGATCTGGATGGGTGCGATCCGGCCGCTGGACCTGTCTGTTTTCTGATCAGAGTTGTTCTTCGGGCTCGCCGGACGGCAAATCGAGCAATGGCAGTGGGCGATATCCTGCATGGGGTCGCCAATGTCTTGCTCCCGACCCACATCTACAGACTTTCAACCCGGCCGACGACCGGTCGTACATTCGGTCAATGCTTTCATCCGCGAAAGCTGGCTGAAAGCTTCCCCGATTAGGATCGCCTCACTGCCGGCAACAGACCGGTTGGCCAACGCGAGTGTTTCATTGCCCGCCCGGCCCATTTAACAACAACAATGGTGATTCTGATGTCCGCTCCTATCCGCCTCTTCGCTGCACCTCCGCCCGTACGTTTCGTGCTTCCCGTTCTGCGCTGACCTCATCGGTTCGCCCATTCCCTAGCCGCGCTACGCCTGGAGTATTCCTATGCTGACTTTCCTTGGCTTTGCCATGGTCATCACGTTCATGTTCCTGATCATGACCAAGCGCCTGTCCGCGCTGATCGCCCTGATTATCATCCCGATCATCTTCGCCCTGTTCGGTGGCTTCTCGCCGAAGATCGGCCCGATGATGCTCGAAGGCATCACCAAGCTTGCGCCGACCGGCGTGATGCTGATGTTCGCCATCCTTTACTTCGCCCTGATGATCGACTCCGGCCTGTTTGACCCGGCCGTGCGCAAGATCCTCAAACTGGTCAAGGGCGACCCGTTGAAGGTGTCGGTTGGTACCGCCGTGCTGGCGCTGATCGTGTCCATGGACGGTGATGGCGCCACCACTTACATGATCTGCGTGGCCGCCATGCTGCCGCTCTACAGCCGCATCGGCATGAGCCCGCGGATCATGGCCGGTCTGATCATCCTCGCCGGTGGCGTGATGAACATGACCCCTTGGGGCGGTCCGACCGCTCGTGCGGCCAGTGCGCTGCATGTGGACCCGTCCGCGATCTTCGTACCGATGATTCCGGCGATGCTGGCCGGTGTGGTGGCGATTCTGGCGATTGCCTATGTCTACGGTAAACGCGAGCGTGCGCGTCTGGGTGAATTGCATCTGGTCGGTGATGAAATCGACCACAGCGAAATCAGCGTTTCGCAGTTCCCGGACGCCCGTCGTCCAAAGCTGATCTGGTTCAACGGCGCGCTGACCCTGGCACTGATGGGCACCTTGATCGCCGGCCTGTTGCCGCTGCCAGTGCTGTTCATGGTGGCGTTCAGTATCGCGATGATCGTCAACTATCCTTGCCTGCAACAGCAGAAGGACCGCGTTGCGGCCCACGCCGGTAGCGTGTTGGCGGTGGTCGGGTTGATCTTTGCCGCGGGTATCTTCACCGGTATCCTGACCGGCACCGGCATGGTCGACGCCATGTCCAAGAGCCTGCTGGCAGTCATCCCGGATTTCCTCGGCCCGTACCTCGCCGTGATCACCGCGCTGGTGAGCATGCCGTTCACGTTCTTCATGTCGAACGACGCATTTTATTACGGCGTGTTGCCAGTGCTTGCTGAAGCCGCCAGTCATTACGGTATAACCGCGGTAGAAATGGCACGTGCCTCGATCGTCGGTCAGCCCGTCCACTTGCTGAGCCCGCTGGTACCATCGACCTACCTGTTGGTGGCCCTGGCCGGTATCGAATTCGGTGACCATCAGCGGTTCACCTTGAAGTGGGCGGTGCTGGTTTGCCTGTGCATACTGGTGGCGGCCTTGCTGATGGGGATATTTCCACTGTTCAGCACGCTATAAGCCAAGACTCGCCATGAGGGGTCCAGGCTTTGTTTGAAGCCTGGGCCCTTCGTGGTTTAAACACATCCTCAAAGGAATACACATGGAATGGCTGACCAACCCTGAAATCTGGGTTGCCTTCTTCACCCTGACCGCCCTGGAGATCGTCCTGGGCATCGACAACATCATCATGATCTCGATCCTGGTCAGCCGCATGCCCAAACACATGCAGGCGCGTACCCGGATCTTCGGCCTGGCGCTGGCCATGGTCACCCGGATTCTGTTGCTGCTGTCGATCACCTGGGTCATGCGTCTCACCGCGGACCTGTTCGAAGTGTTCGGCCAGGGTATTTCCGGGCGTGACCTGATCTTGTTCTTCGGTGGTCTGTTCCTGCTGTGGAAAAGCTCGCAAGAGATGTATCACGCGCTGGAAGGCGAGGATGAAACCAGCGACGAGCCAAGTGGCAAGGGCGGTAACTTCCTCTACACCATTATCCAGATCGCGATCATCGACATCGTGTTCTCGCTGGACTCCGTCATCACTGCCGTTGGCATGGTGTCCCACGTACCGGTCATGGTCGCGGCAATCATCGTCGCAGTGCTGGTGATGATGTGGGCTTCCGGCACCATCAGCGAGTTCATCGACAAGCACCCGTCGCTGAAAATGCTGGCGCTGTCTTTCCTGTTGATCGTCGGTACCGTGCTGATTGCCGAATCCTTCGATGTGCATGTGCCGAAAGGCTACGTCTACTTCGCCATGGCGTTCTCGCTGGCAGTGGAAGCGATCAACATCAGGATGCGCACCGCGATTGCGAAAAAACGCACACAGCAAGAGCCGGTGAAACTGCGCAAGGATGTTCCGGGTCAGTAACCCGAACACCCTGCTGTGACAAAGGGGCCTTCGGGCCCCTTTGTCATGTCTGCATCAAACTGTTTTCATGACAGTTTTGTTTCAATCGCTTCTTTAGCTATGCGATGCTGGCGTCCAGACCGTTAGCCAACTACAGCTTAGGGGGCGGTCTCAATTAATTTCCCTGCCGCGCCGGGTCTGCTGTTGTGCAGGGCAAGGCGCGAGAAGCGTGGTTTGGTCATTCCAAATAAGCTTCGAGCAACGCAGCCCTGCACAACAGCAGGCCCGGCCCTTCGGGTTGTGCCTTAAAGTGGGCCAGGCTGCGTTGCAGGCCTTGGAAAGGGAACAACCATTCCCAGCGGCCTGCGCCTAGCCTGGCCCGCTTTAAGGCGACAACGCGGCAGGGAAATTAATTGAGACCGCCCCCTAGTACAGAACGTAGAAGATCGCGGCATCGTTAACTTGCCCCGCTGGGGCGCTACCACCACAGGGGGCCT
The Pseudomonas sp. GR 6-02 genome window above contains:
- the aroE gene encoding shikimate dehydrogenase gives rise to the protein MDRYVVFGNPIGHSKSPLIHRLFAEQTGQKLDYSTLLAPLDDFSGCALEFFREGRGANVTVPFKEDAYRLANSLTQRAQRAGAVNTLSKLADGSLLGDNTDGAGLVRDLTVNAGFSLAGKRILLLGAGGAVRGALEPLLAEQPASVIIANRTVEKAELLAQLFADLGPVSASGFDWLREPVDLIINATSASLSGDVPPIAGSLIEPGKTVCYDMMYGKDPTSFCRWASEHGAGVSMDGLGMLAEQAAEAFYLWRGVRPDTAPVLAELRRQLAL
- a CDS encoding SulP family inorganic anion transporter, coding for MAFPSRHSLFPFLTWLPRQTRASVGRDLIVGLSGAILALPQSIAYALIAGLPPEYGLYAAIIPVLIACLWGSSWHLICGPTAAISIVLYASVSPLAVPASQDYVTLILLLTFLAGIFQWLLGLLRFGALVNFVSHSVVLGFTLGAAVVIAIGQLPNLLGLDVPNQATALNSLMMLLNHLGEVDKPSLLLGLATVAVGIVLKLLVPRWPTLLIALALSGLLVWLWPAMFGHVKLVSAFVGRLPPFSSLPLDLDLILRLLPSAVAVGMLGLVTSLSIARSLSARSQQLLDANQEVRAQGFSNMVGAFFSGSLSAGSFTRSGLSYDAGACSPLAGFFSALWVALFAIFGAALIAHIPIPAMAGSILLIARGLVDHRGIRALLRVSHAEFLVMALTCVATLLLELQTAIYAGVLASLFFYLKRTSQPRVQHWRNGDEDILRVGGSIFFGASHYLQVRLQRMQGPRVVIEAQQINFIDYSGVEMLHQEARRLLRQDRSLTLRQARPQVVEELRKLEGAEKCPIRFED
- the choX gene encoding choline ABC transporter substrate-binding protein; translation: MQKLSTVLTVGLLALGSTSAYAEQSCETVKMADPGWSDIAATNAITGFLLDGMGYKAKVDTLAVPITFGGLKDGQVDVFLGNWMPAQQGFYDKFVANGDVTQLAKNLDGTEFTLAVPDYVWDAGVHNFNDLNKYAELHPKEVDKKIYGIGSGAPANISLQEIIKKNDFEMGQWKLIESSEQAMLAEVSRAVKKQKFVTFLGWTPHPMNVQLKMHYLKGGEKYFGDTGSVYTLTRKGYAQACPNVGKLLTNLSFTQEMENSIMAEVVNKKVSNADAAKAWIKANPVVLDKWLEGVKTVDGKDALPAVKAKL
- the betC gene encoding choline-sulfatase, producing MKRKNILFIMADQMAAPMLPFYGPSPIKLPNLSRLAAEGVVFDAAYCNSPLCAPSRFTLVSGQLPSKIGAYDNAADFPADVPTYAHYLRRLGYRTALSGKMHFCGPDQLHGYEERLTSDIYPADYGWAVNWDEPDVRPTWYHNMSSVLQAGPCVRTNQLDFDEEVVFKAQQYLFDHIREDGDQPFCLTVSMTHPHDPYTIPKAFWDLYDDADIPLPETPAQDELDPHSQRLLKVYDLWDKPLPVDKIRDARRAYFGACSYIDSNVGKLLQTLEETGLIDDTIIVFSGDHGDMLGERGLWYKMHWYEMAARVPLLISAPGQFGAGRVSAAVSTADLLPTFVELAGGSLEPGLPLDGRSLVSHLQGQGGHDEVFGEYMAEGTISPLMMIRRGAYKFIYSEDDPCLLFDVHNDPREQEELSHSPQHRQLFEDFLAEARAKWNIPAIHQQVLASQRRRRFVADALTIGKLKSWDHQPLVDASQQYMRNHIDLDDLERKARYPQPCQNQ
- a CDS encoding choline sulfate utilization transcriptional regulator; the encoded protein is MYDALGDLSLDLLRAFEAAARQRSFTAAAVELGTTQPAISQQIKRLEEQLATRLFDRIYRGIELTEAGAILFEQVRLGLQNIDAGLSAISAQQQHEVLQVATDFAFAAYWLMPRLHRFHTAHPQVDVSLVTSERSHNMLRTDIDVAVLFGDGRFKQGESHWLFSEEVFPVCSPLLLKDRPLPLPAQSLLEFPLLHLRGEHSSNWFDWSGVFRELGITSAPAPGQLRFDNYTLLIQAAIGGQGVAIGWRHLVDNLLAQGLLCRPIAETVISRLGYYVVLPQRKRRGALIQTFVDWLMAEQASSAQSLNGLPLPSIAV
- a CDS encoding NAD(P)-dependent oxidoreductase, translating into MKNAETPVVKVVLYGAMSSLGSALMAEMLRRQHEVIAILDDLTALAPRPGLRTKAGNLFDAKRVKQSVAGCSAVICLLDAPGLPMNSEHIEKSIVPGPVEQVLAVDALIDGMQAAGIARLFVVGDFEVLDDPEIEDELQRHAAEEIREALQSSPLHWTLVNAPRGVPGLSIEHFSHVSTSLEPGLAEPLERLNRVAVGIADELWLNLHVGQHVNFVATSEP
- a CDS encoding DOPA 4,5-dioxygenase family protein, with protein sequence MQQIKGYHAHVYFDANTLPQARALCEQAAQLFPLKMGRVHERLVGPHPDWSCQLAFEPQYLGEVLPWLALNRKGLVVFLHPETGNDLLDHTEHAIWMGAIRPLDLSVF
- a CDS encoding CitMHS family transporter; translated protein: MLTFLGFAMVITFMFLIMTKRLSALIALIIIPIIFALFGGFSPKIGPMMLEGITKLAPTGVMLMFAILYFALMIDSGLFDPAVRKILKLVKGDPLKVSVGTAVLALIVSMDGDGATTYMICVAAMLPLYSRIGMSPRIMAGLIILAGGVMNMTPWGGPTARAASALHVDPSAIFVPMIPAMLAGVVAILAIAYVYGKRERARLGELHLVGDEIDHSEISVSQFPDARRPKLIWFNGALTLALMGTLIAGLLPLPVLFMVAFSIAMIVNYPCLQQQKDRVAAHAGSVLAVVGLIFAAGIFTGILTGTGMVDAMSKSLLAVIPDFLGPYLAVITALVSMPFTFFMSNDAFYYGVLPVLAEAASHYGITAVEMARASIVGQPVHLLSPLVPSTYLLVALAGIEFGDHQRFTLKWAVLVCLCILVAALLMGIFPLFSTL
- a CDS encoding TerC family protein encodes the protein MEWLTNPEIWVAFFTLTALEIVLGIDNIIMISILVSRMPKHMQARTRIFGLALAMVTRILLLLSITWVMRLTADLFEVFGQGISGRDLILFFGGLFLLWKSSQEMYHALEGEDETSDEPSGKGGNFLYTIIQIAIIDIVFSLDSVITAVGMVSHVPVMVAAIIVAVLVMMWASGTISEFIDKHPSLKMLALSFLLIVGTVLIAESFDVHVPKGYVYFAMAFSLAVEAINIRMRTAIAKKRTQQEPVKLRKDVPGQ